The DNA window ATCGGTTACGCGATGGCCGATCACATGCGTACCGAGCTGGTCACCGGCGCCCTGGAGATGGCTGCCCGCAACCACGCCCTGGAACCGGGATGCATTATGCACACCGACCGCGGGACGCAATACACCTCGACCGATTACGCCATTAAAATCGCCGACCTTGATATGAGAGCCTCGCTGGGGCGGACCGGAATATGTTGGGATAACGCGCTCGCAGAATCATTCTTTGCAGCCCTGAAAAATGAACGTGTGCACCACATGGTGTATCCGACGCGGAAGAAAGCAAGAGCTGATATTGCCCGCTATATCGAACTGTTCTATAATCGGCGCAGACTTCACTCCGCGTTGGGCTACCGCACGCCGCATGAAGTCCGCATCGAATACATGAATTCACAGCTCGCGGCATAATTCCCGCGAAATCCGCAGTCCTAAAAGCGCGGAGCAGGCCAGCTTGACCCAGACCACCCCGACGAGCATCCTCAATAACGCGCCACGGTGGTCCCATCCCCCTGGCAATCAGGTGGTCCCATCACCCTGGCAAGCGACAGACACCACAAGGCGAAATGGGCTGTCCTGCTTCGGCGCTACCTACCACAGTGGCGTCCCACCGAAGACGGGGTCGTGCTGTTCCAACCGCAGACGGTGACGGTCAGCCGTTACCGCTACCGGGCGGCCAACATCGACACACCATGGGCCAGCCGACCAGAATCAGTCGCATAGCCCGACGGCATGAACTCGTGGAGAGCCGGATGCGTGGAGACACGCACGTCCGGTTCGGAGGGCGGGCTGGGGAAACGTAACGCTTGTAAAGGCGTCAACGCGCCCCAGTCCGACCCAACTCATCGACACCGAGCACGAGCGCGTTCCCGGGGGGATCCTGGTAGAGCCCGACGATGTCGGTGACCTTGGCGACCAGTTCGGGATCGGTAGAGATTTGAACGTCTCAGCACGCCAGGGCTGGATTCCATGGTCGCGCCACACTCGGGCCACCGTGCGCTAGCCGATCCCCAGATGAGCCGCGAGCAGCCGTGAACTCCAATGCGTGACACCGTACTCCTTCGGTGGCGGCGCCACCGCGATGAGTCGTTCACGATCCAACGTGCGCGGCCGGCCGCAGCGGTCCTCGTCGAACAAACCAGCCACACCGCCCGATTCGTCGCGGGCCCGCCAGTTAATCTCCGTTTGGCGCGCGATCGAGAGCCCGCGCGCGATCTCGGCATGAGCAACACCGTCAGCCGGCAACAACACGATCCGCGCCCGCAGCACCAGACCCGCTTTCGACGACGACGACCGAACCCGTTTCTCAAGTTCGTCCCGAACACTGTCGGGCACAGTCAATGGCGCTGCTCGCAGGCTCAATTCAACCAAACCACACTGCCTCGCAACCGTCTTCGCAGCACGCAGAACATCAGGACACCCCGACGTGTATTCGGGCTCGACGACACCTCGAGGCGGCTACCTGCCCCGCCCGGTGTCCGATTCCTGATGGGCCATGCCAGCCGCTGGCCGGTAGCTGTCGGCTACTCACCTCGTATGCGCTGGGTGCACTTCGTGATGACCGGCTGGTGTTTGGTTGTCTTCACCGCAATCACCGGCGCATGATTGGTGTGTGGACGTCGAGGTGCGATACGTGCAGAGTTGCCCGAGCGTGACCGTCACACGGGAACGCCTGGCTCTGGCCCTCGACGCGGTCGGTCATCCCGACACAGATGTACGGCTGCGGCTGGTTCGAACTGCGGAGGAGGCTGAGGAACTCGGCTTCCTCGGATCGCCGACCGTACTGGTCGACGGTACTGATCTTCTCGCGAGGACAGACACGGCTGTTGGCTTGTCGTGTCGCCTTTACCGCGACGGCGCTGCCATGTCCGGATCGCCAAGTGTCGAGCAGTTAACGGATGCCCTAACGGCTCGGCTTCGAACTGGCTAGGGACGCAGCGCGACCGCTGGCGACGACGGCGCGATCAGATCGCGCCCCAGCGAGTCCAGCTGGCCGATTCCAATTCCACCGACTGTCGCCTTCACGCAAGCCGCCACCCCAGTCAACTACGCCGGCTGTGGCGCTGGGACCTCACCGCAGTTCGGCGTCGTGGGTAACCCGTTGAATCGGTCGGCGACCCACTGCATGGAGCGTTCTCCGTCGACGAAGTACGGCAGCAGTGTGTTGATCGAGGTTTTGTTCAAGAAGGGAGGTTCCTCGTTGGTCCACAACTGCACGTCGGCACCTTTGCCGCACCAGTCGCGCGCCAGATTCTGTGACGCCTCGTAGGGGTTGAATGTGTCGTAGCGGTTCGCCGAAATATACGCGGGTGCAACGGGCCTCAGCGTTCCTAGGTTCTGCGCGGCCAGCAGGCTCTTGACCGGGTCAGTGCCGAAGAGTGTCGCCGGGTCGACGTTGAAATACCCGGTGTTGTCGGGAAAGTAGAGATGTCGGAAGCCGAAATCCGCCACCGATTGCACCAGGCAGATGTAACTCGACCACTGCACGAAGTGCGTACCCCGAGGGGTCAGCGTGCCCAATAGCAGGTCCTGCGTTTCCGGGTAGGAGTTCACGATGCCGTTGAGGACATAGCCGAGGGCTCCGACCAGCAGGTTGCCGTCAAGGAACGGCGGCATCAAGGACAGATTAGCCATGGGTGTGTTCAAGGCAGCGCCGACGATGTTCAATTCCGGCGCATACGTCGACGCCAGCTCAAGGGCCGACCCCGCCGCCTGCCCGCCCGACAACCAGCCCCAGAACGCGACGGGGCCGCGGGGATCCAGCGATGTCCCCGGTAGCTGCATGGCAGCACGCGCGGCGTCGAGAAGCCCCGTTCCCGCGGCGATGCGGTTCATGAATTGGGGGCCGCCCGGTATGTGTGTACCCATACCGATGCCGTCGGCGACGACGATGGCGAATCCGCGGGCGACCATCGTGGCGAGGAACGTTTCTTCGTAGTTGAACGTTAGGTCGGAGGTTGTCCCGGTCTTCGTGGAATTTGAGGTGGCGGTCCCTCACCTGATGCCCGCCAGATGGTAGGTCTTCGGGTGAACGACCAAGTACACCTCGAAG is part of the Mycolicibacterium tusciae JS617 genome and encodes:
- a CDS encoding helix-turn-helix domain-containing protein; the encoded protein is MPDSVRDELEKRVRSSSSKAGLVLRARIVLLPADGVAHAEIARGLSIARQTEINWRARDESGGVAGLFDEDRCGRPRTLDRERLIAVAPPPKEYGVTHWSSRLLAAHLGIG